ACGCGTCTCCTCCTCGCCTACGAAATGTGCGGACAGGCTGCCCGACGACCACCCAGTATGGGGTACCGACCGCGGCCAACCAGGGGGTCGGGCGCCCGCGGGGACGGGCCTTCACACGATCCGACCACCCCCTTCGCAGCCGTTCACCGCCGAGGTGAGGCGGCTCACCGCCTCCCCGGCCGCAGACCACGCGGCCCGCCCCCGCCCCGCCTGCCGACCCCCGCCGAGGTCGCACATGTCCGTCAACGGTCGCCGGATGGTTCGGCGGGACCGGGACGGAAGGTGCGACCTGGGCGGCAGCCGGAGGACGGGCGAGGGGCGGGCCGGGTGGGTGGCTCAGCGCTCGACGTCGCCGGCGATGAACGCCTCGACGGAGGCCCGGGCGACCTCGTCGTGACGCTGCTCCGGCGGGGACTTCATGAAATAGCTCGACGCCGAGAGGAGCGGGCCGCCGATGCCACGGTCCAGGGCGATCTTCGCCGCACGGATCGCGTCGATGATGATGCCCGCGGAGTTCGGGGAGTCCCACACCTCGAGCTTGTACTCGAGGTTGAGCGGGACGTCACCGAAGGCCTTGCCCTCGAGGCGCACGTAGGCCCACTTGCGGTCATCCAGCCACTGGACGTAGTCGCTCGGGCCGATGTGGACGTTGCGCGGGGCCAGCTCGCCCTCGATGTTCGAGGTGACGGCCTGGGTCTTGGAGATCTTCTTCGACTCGAGGCGGTCGCGCTCGAGCATGTTCTTGAAGTCCATGTTGCCGCCGACGTTGAGCTGGTAGGTCCGCTCCAGCCGCACGCCGCGGTCCTCGAAGAGCTTGGCGAGCACGCGGTGGGTGATCGTGGCGCCCACCTGGGACTTGATGTCGTCCCCGACGATCGGCACACCGGCCGCGGTGAACTTGTCGGCCCACTCCTTGGTGCCGGCGATGAAGACGGGCAGCGCGTTGACGAAGGCGACCCCGGCGTCGATGGCGCACTGCGCGTAGAAGCGGGCGGCCTCCTCCGATCCCACCGGCAGGTAGCAGACGAGGACGTCGACCTGCGCGTCCTTGAGCGCGGCGACGACGTCGACCGGCTCGGCGTCGGACTCCTCGATCGTCTCGGAGTAGTACTTGCCGAGGCCGTCGAGGGTGTGGCCGCGCTGGACCACGACGCCCGTCGTCGGGACGTCGCAGAGCTTGATGGTGTTGTTCTCGCTCGCGTCGATGGCCTCGGCGAGGTCGAGCCCGACCTTCTTCGCGTCGACGTCGAAGGCGGCGACGAACTCGACGTCGTGCACGTGGTAGTCCCCGAAGGTCACGTGCATGAGGCCGGGGACGGACTCCTGCGGGTCGGCGTCGGCGTAGTACCGCACGCCCTGGACCAGCGAGGAGGCGCAGTTGCCCACGCCCACGATCGCCACACGGATAGAACTCATTCCTGCTCCTTCGATGAGGTGGTGGACGGGGCGGCGCCCTCGTCCGGTCGGTCCGGGGACGGCGGGCCGGCCGCCGGGCCGGGAGGTCGTAGGTCGAGCGCGCCGGGGGTGCCGCGCTCGGTGTCGATGAGGTTCTCCAGCCACTCGACCTCACGCTCGACCTGCTCCAGGCCGTGGCGGACGAGCTCGGCGGTGTAGGAGTCCATCCGCTCCCGGGCGCGCTGGGTGGACTCGCGCAGCATGGCGAGGCGCTCGAGCATGCGGGCGCGGCGGCCCTCGAGGATGCGCAGCCGGGTGCGGGCGTCGGTGACACCGAAGAGCGTGAAACGGACGTCGAAGGCCTCGTCGTCCCACGCTGCGGGCTCGGCCGTGGCCAGCGTGCTGGCCAGGCGCTCGCGTCCGGCGTCGGTGAGCCGGTAGACGATGCGCGCCCGTCGCCCGGCGAGCGCGTGGGGCAGCGTGTCGCCGTTCGCCTGGGTGATGAGCCCGGCCTCGGTGAGGCGGCGCAGCGCCGGGTAGAGCGAGCCGTAGGACAGCGTGCGGAAGGCGCCGAGCTGGGCGCTCAGCCGCCGGCGCAGCTCGTAGCCGTGCATGGGGACCGAGCCGAGCTGGCCGAGGATGGCGAGCTCGAGCACGTCGGCGCGGGTGCTCATCGGCGGTCCCCCTTCCTCTTGTCTATGTATCGCTGCGATATATCGGGCCGAGCCTAGCGCACCGGGTGAGCGCGTCCGGACGTCCGCCCGCTGCGCCCTCTGCCCGGCCGCGCGGCGCGGAACCTGCCACGAAGTGCCGTGCCGAGGCCCTCACGACGCCCGAGGTGCGGCGTGTCGCGGGCGTGTCGGGGACTTCGTGGCAGAAAGGGCGGCGCCGACCTCGGCCGGAGCCGGACGCACGCCGCCGGGCCACGGCCCCGCCGGGCCGGGCGCGCCCGGCGGGCCCTCGGATAACCTGCTGCGGTGCTGTCCCGAGGTGTGACCCGACCATGAGCGTGCTGTCCGACCTGCGCACGCTCGTCGTGCACCCAGGCTTCCGCAAGCTCTTCACCGTGCGACTCGTCTCCCAGTGCGGGGACGGCATGTTCCAGGTCGGGCTCGCCACGCTCTTCTTCTTCAGCCCGCAGAACATGGCGACGGCGGGCGGTGTCGCGACCGCGTTCGCCGTGCTGCTCCTGCCGTTCACGGTCGTGGGGCCGTTCGCCGGGCCGCTGCTCGACCGGTGGCGGCGCCGGCAGGTGCTGCTCGTCGGCAACGCGGTGCGGGTGGTCCTCGCGATCGTCCTCGCGGTCCTCATCGGCACCGGCGGGGTGAGCACCCTCGTCTACGTGCTCGCGCTCGTCACGCTCGGCATCAACCGCTTCCTCCTCGCGGCACTGTCGGCCGGCCTGCCCCGGGTCGTCCCGCGCGACCAGCTGCTCATCGCCAACACCCTGACGCCGACGCTCGGTGCGGTGTCGGCGGCCGCCGGTGCCGTCCTCGGCCTGCTCGTCGGGTTCCTCGTCCCCGACGCCGTCACCGACTCCGCGTCCCTCGTGTGCGCGGGCCTGCTCTTCGGGGCCGCCTCCGCCCTCGCGCTGCGGCTCGGGCGCGACGAGCTCGGCCCGACGACGCCGGCCCGGGTCGGGGTCTCCGACGCCGTCCAGCGCACGCTGCGTGAGCTCGGCGACGGCGCGCGCTACCTCGTGCGCCGCGGCACCCCGGGCCTGGGCCTGGGCGTCATGGCCGTCCACCGCTTCCTCTACGGCGTCAACTTCATGGCGCTCATCCTCATCTCGCGCAACCTGCTCTCCGACCCCACCGACGCCCGCGCCGGGCTCGCCACGTTCGGGCTGCTCACCGGGATCTCCTTCGCCGGCAACGGACTGGCGATCGTCCTCACGCCGCTCGCCCACGAGCGGATGTCCCCGTCCCGGTGGATCGTCGTGTGCCTGGGCGCCGGGGCGGTGAGCCAGCTCCTCCTCGTGACGACCCCGCTCATGGGGGTGGTCGCGGCCTCCGCCGTGCTTCTCGGGCTCAGCGTTCAGGGCGCGAAGATCGCCGTCGACACGATCGTCCAGCGCGACACCCACGACGACTACCGCGGCCGCGCGTTCTCCCTCTACGACGTCCTGTACAACGCGGCGTTCGTCGGTGCGGCGGCGCTCGGGGCGGCCGCCCTGCCGGACACCGGCTGGTCCCGGCTCGTCTTCGCCGTGCTCGCCGTCGTCTACGTCGTCGTCGCGCTGCTCTACCGCGGTGGGACGGCCCGGATCCAGGACACGGCGCGGCCCGTCCTCGCCGCGGAGGCACCCGGTCCCGGGACCCGGTCACGGACGGACGGCGACGCCGCGGCGGAGTAGCGTGCCGCGCATGACCGACGCCTTCGCCGACCTCCTCGCCGCCAACCGCCGCTACGCCGACGACTTCGCGCTGTCCGGGTTCGACGGCGTCGCCCGCGCCGGCGTCGCCGTCGTCACCTGCATGGACTCGCGCATCGACCCGCTCGGGATGATCGGGCTGGTCCCCGGCGACGCGAAGATCCTGCGCAACCCGGGCGGGCGGGTCACCGACCAGGTGCTCGTCGCCCTCGTCCTCGGGGTCAACCTCCTCGGGGTGGAGCGGGTGCTCGTCATCCAGCACACCCGCTGCGCGATGGCCTCGCGCTCGGAGGAGGAGCTGCAGGCGGAGATCAGCCGCCGGCAGGGCCAGGACGCGACGTGGATGTCCCTCGGGGTCATCACCGACCAGCTCCGCTCGATCCGCGCGGAGGTCGCCAAGGTGCGCGCCCACCCGCTCATCCCCGACACGGTCGAGGTGGGCGGGTTCCGCTACGACGTCGACACCGGCCTGCTCGAGCCCGTCGCCTGACCGGCGCTCACCCCCCTCACCACCCGCCGAGAGAGGGGCGTTACTTGTCCTGGGCGGCCCACCAGGCGAGCAGCGCCTCACGGGCGGGCTCCTCGCCCAGCGGCCCACGCTCCATGCGCAGGTCGAGGAGGAAGCGGTAGGCCTTGCCGACCACCGGGCCGGGCGGCACGCCGAGGATCGCCATGATCTGCTCGCCGTCGAGGTCCGGCCGGATCTTGGCCAGCTCCTCCTCCTCGGCGAGCGTCGCGATGCGCTGCTCGAGGTCGTCGTAGGCGGCGGCGAGGCGCATCGCCTTGCGGCGGTTGCGGGTGGTGCAGTCGGCGCGGGTGAGGCGGTGGAGCCGCTCGAGGAGCGGCCCGGCGTCGGTGACGTAGCGGCGCACCGCGGAGTCGGTCCAGTGGCTCTCGCC
Above is a genomic segment from Georgenia wutianyii containing:
- a CDS encoding PadR family transcriptional regulator, with product MSTRADVLELAILGQLGSVPMHGYELRRRLSAQLGAFRTLSYGSLYPALRRLTEAGLITQANGDTLPHALAGRRARIVYRLTDAGRERLASTLATAEPAAWDDEAFDVRFTLFGVTDARTRLRILEGRRARMLERLAMLRESTQRARERMDSYTAELVRHGLEQVEREVEWLENLIDTERGTPGALDLRPPGPAAGPPSPDRPDEGAAPSTTSSKEQE
- a CDS encoding MFS transporter, which translates into the protein MSVLSDLRTLVVHPGFRKLFTVRLVSQCGDGMFQVGLATLFFFSPQNMATAGGVATAFAVLLLPFTVVGPFAGPLLDRWRRRQVLLVGNAVRVVLAIVLAVLIGTGGVSTLVYVLALVTLGINRFLLAALSAGLPRVVPRDQLLIANTLTPTLGAVSAAAGAVLGLLVGFLVPDAVTDSASLVCAGLLFGAASALALRLGRDELGPTTPARVGVSDAVQRTLRELGDGARYLVRRGTPGLGLGVMAVHRFLYGVNFMALILISRNLLSDPTDARAGLATFGLLTGISFAGNGLAIVLTPLAHERMSPSRWIVVCLGAGAVSQLLLVTTPLMGVVAASAVLLGLSVQGAKIAVDTIVQRDTHDDYRGRAFSLYDVLYNAAFVGAAALGAAALPDTGWSRLVFAVLAVVYVVVALLYRGGTARIQDTARPVLAAEAPGPGTRSRTDGDAAAE
- a CDS encoding beta-class carbonic anhydrase is translated as MTDAFADLLAANRRYADDFALSGFDGVARAGVAVVTCMDSRIDPLGMIGLVPGDAKILRNPGGRVTDQVLVALVLGVNLLGVERVLVIQHTRCAMASRSEEELQAEISRRQGQDATWMSLGVITDQLRSIRAEVAKVRAHPLIPDTVEVGGFRYDVDTGLLEPVA
- a CDS encoding inositol-3-phosphate synthase — translated: MSSIRVAIVGVGNCASSLVQGVRYYADADPQESVPGLMHVTFGDYHVHDVEFVAAFDVDAKKVGLDLAEAIDASENNTIKLCDVPTTGVVVQRGHTLDGLGKYYSETIEESDAEPVDVVAALKDAQVDVLVCYLPVGSEEAARFYAQCAIDAGVAFVNALPVFIAGTKEWADKFTAAGVPIVGDDIKSQVGATITHRVLAKLFEDRGVRLERTYQLNVGGNMDFKNMLERDRLESKKISKTQAVTSNIEGELAPRNVHIGPSDYVQWLDDRKWAYVRLEGKAFGDVPLNLEYKLEVWDSPNSAGIIIDAIRAAKIALDRGIGGPLLSASSYFMKSPPEQRHDEVARASVEAFIAGDVER